A genomic segment from Kyrpidia tusciae DSM 2912 encodes:
- the speD gene encoding adenosylmethionine decarboxylase translates to MDTMGRHVIAELWGCDREKLNDLMGIERIMVRAALEAGAEIREVAFHKFAPQGVSGVVIISESHLTIHSFPEHGYASIDVYTCGNRIDPNVACDYITRALGAETRESLEVPRGLGPVRVAEQRIEAVG, encoded by the coding sequence ATGGACACGATGGGTCGTCATGTGATTGCTGAGCTGTGGGGCTGCGATCGGGAGAAGTTGAACGACCTGATGGGAATCGAACGGATCATGGTAAGGGCGGCTCTAGAAGCCGGGGCAGAGATTCGAGAAGTGGCTTTTCACAAGTTTGCGCCGCAGGGCGTCAGCGGCGTGGTGATTATCTCCGAATCGCACCTGACGATTCACAGTTTTCCCGAACACGGGTATGCGAGTATCGATGTATATACGTGCGGGAATCGCATTGACCCCAACGTGGCCTGCGACTACATCACGCGGGCGCTGGGCGCCGAAACGCGGGAGTCGCTGGAGGTACCACGCGGCTTGGGACCGGTGCGCGTGGCGGAACAACGCATAGAAGCGGTGGGTTGA
- a CDS encoding enoyl-CoA hydratase/isomerase family protein, which produces MEGIRLERRGPAAIITVDRPGVRNAIDESTAEALAEAIRECRQDPAVRGIVITGAGDRAFISGGDVKQYLGKGGGRAAIYAVMSRMRYVLEQIYFCPKPVVAAARGAVRGGGAEVLAACHWRLGTPDVSVGFVQVTLGIVPGWGGGSILVRRLGEARALPVLLDGEVYNGEEAVERGLLDELVPGDELLERAVRQIERWARWDAAAVAGLLSIVRSSGSLEQAMDFESKMCSSLWGREAHLEAMRPFLSKRGKK; this is translated from the coding sequence ATGGAAGGGATTCGATTAGAACGCAGGGGGCCGGCGGCGATCATTACTGTGGATCGGCCCGGGGTGCGCAACGCCATTGATGAGTCGACGGCAGAGGCGTTGGCCGAGGCGATCAGGGAGTGCCGGCAGGATCCGGCGGTACGGGGAATCGTCATTACCGGTGCGGGGGATCGGGCGTTTATTTCGGGTGGGGACGTCAAGCAATATTTGGGGAAGGGTGGAGGACGGGCGGCGATCTACGCCGTCATGTCCAGAATGCGCTACGTGTTGGAGCAGATCTATTTTTGCCCGAAACCGGTGGTGGCGGCGGCCCGGGGGGCGGTACGGGGCGGCGGCGCCGAGGTGCTTGCAGCCTGCCACTGGCGGCTTGGCACACCGGACGTGTCCGTGGGCTTTGTTCAGGTGACTCTGGGGATTGTACCGGGGTGGGGAGGAGGCTCGATTTTAGTGCGGCGACTGGGGGAAGCCCGGGCGTTGCCGGTATTGTTGGACGGGGAAGTCTACAATGGAGAGGAGGCCGTGGAGCGCGGACTGCTGGATGAGCTGGTGCCCGGGGATGAACTGCTGGAAAGGGCGGTGCGCCAGATTGAGCGGTGGGCCCGGTGGGATGCCGCGGCTGTGGCGGGCCTCCTTTCCATCGTGCGGTCCTCGGGGAGTCTGGAACAAGCGATGGACTTCGAATCGAAAATGTGTTCATCGCTGTGGGGCCGGGAGGCCCATCTCGAAGCCATGCGCCCATTTTTGTCGAAACGGGGCAAAAAATGA
- a CDS encoding FAD-dependent thymidylate synthase, whose translation MNSLLTYVSNLDRRVFTIDNLPEEVIAVVFAYVSRSPKGFRENLAKLLEEGQLQGGRAVSGDAGAERAQKIAGDFHERWVIGYGHSSVAEHAVVHVGIEGISRLASAELELGSRFNSFTEYSQRYQRPRRGDVYFPPELQRDPESLSLYKGLQDRAFDVYEALYEGLLGEFARRVPRRDGESERSHRIRIEKAAFEDARYALTLATLTNLGLTGNGRAVRDAIVHLLSGPYTECRDLAVELTQEVAGRLPTLLRHISPSDYLRGLARTWAAGTHGQDSGGARSGPEVEWLSLPDYRESLVALVTGLWLAHGGYDFEEARRRAEGMDPEDLEDMIRSSWENLTVHDHPHGAFKTVVYRILLRVSEANWHQLLRHNRGADFTYGVPGGAGGWVIPPRVEEAGLAGLLTDFLAYSDEVREKIRGLCPEAVPYCVTNAHRREVIMTVNLWELYHLINLRTSPEAQWDIRQAFEMIDRELRDRHPALIGGARRRSRVEAGTGVGR comes from the coding sequence ATGAATTCCCTCCTTACATATGTATCGAATCTGGATCGTCGGGTATTCACCATCGACAATTTGCCGGAGGAAGTCATTGCGGTCGTTTTTGCCTATGTCAGCCGCAGTCCGAAGGGGTTTCGGGAGAATTTGGCCAAGCTTCTGGAGGAAGGGCAGTTACAAGGGGGGCGGGCTGTTTCCGGGGATGCCGGGGCGGAACGGGCGCAGAAAATCGCTGGAGATTTTCACGAGCGCTGGGTCATCGGATATGGGCATTCCAGTGTCGCCGAACATGCTGTCGTCCATGTTGGTATTGAGGGGATCAGTCGGCTGGCCTCGGCGGAATTGGAGTTGGGATCGCGATTTAATAGCTTTACCGAGTACAGCCAGCGATATCAGCGCCCTCGCCGGGGGGATGTCTACTTTCCTCCTGAATTACAGCGCGATCCGGAGTCCCTGAGCCTGTACAAAGGCCTGCAGGACCGAGCCTTTGACGTTTACGAAGCGTTGTACGAAGGCTTGCTGGGGGAGTTTGCCCGGCGGGTTCCCCGGCGGGACGGTGAGTCGGAACGGTCCCATCGGATTCGAATTGAGAAGGCCGCTTTTGAGGACGCCAGGTATGCGCTCACCCTGGCGACTTTGACGAATTTGGGTCTCACTGGGAACGGACGGGCAGTTCGAGATGCCATCGTTCATCTTTTGTCCGGTCCCTACACCGAATGCCGGGATTTGGCGGTGGAGCTCACTCAGGAGGTGGCGGGGCGATTGCCGACGCTGTTGCGGCACATTTCACCCAGTGACTATCTTCGCGGTTTGGCGCGGACGTGGGCAGCCGGGACGCATGGGCAGGACAGCGGTGGAGCGAGAAGTGGCCCCGAAGTCGAGTGGTTATCGCTGCCGGACTATCGGGAATCGCTGGTGGCCCTCGTGACGGGGTTGTGGCTGGCACATGGGGGATACGATTTCGAAGAAGCCCGCCGCCGGGCCGAAGGGATGGACCCGGAAGATTTAGAGGACATGATTCGGTCGTCATGGGAAAATTTAACGGTTCATGACCATCCTCATGGGGCGTTTAAAACAGTGGTGTACCGGATTCTTCTCCGGGTGTCCGAAGCGAATTGGCACCAACTGCTTCGACACAATCGCGGGGCGGATTTTACCTACGGAGTCCCGGGGGGTGCGGGCGGGTGGGTCATCCCCCCTCGGGTGGAAGAAGCGGGTTTGGCGGGATTATTGACCGATTTTCTGGCCTACAGTGACGAGGTGCGGGAGAAGATCCGGGGACTCTGTCCCGAAGCCGTTCCTTACTGCGTCACGAATGCCCACCGGCGGGAAGTGATCATGACCGTTAATTTGTGGGAACTGTACCATTTGATTAACCTGCGTACTTCCCCGGAGGCGCAATGGGACATTCGGCAAGCCTTCGAGATGATCGATCGAGAGTTGCGGGATCGTCACCCGGCGTTGATCGGGGGTGCCCGCCGCCGGAGCCGGGTGGAGGCAGGGACCGGGGTCGGGCGATGA
- a CDS encoding MerR family transcriptional regulator: MQSDGLYRIGELAKAARVSRRTVDFYTRMGLVTPEERTEGNYRLYGEDALKRLLYIQELKKRKYTLEEIRNRLDAMDRQTPPSDTVHRMEKLQELMKQLETELSELRPELRQCATRLSDSFQRTTVQRALAQGLSLAQALLLFIYDSQWLNL; the protein is encoded by the coding sequence ATGCAATCGGACGGTCTCTATCGCATTGGAGAGTTGGCGAAAGCGGCGAGGGTCAGCCGGAGAACGGTAGATTTTTATACCCGCATGGGGTTGGTGACTCCCGAGGAGCGAACCGAGGGCAACTACCGGCTGTACGGGGAAGACGCGCTCAAGCGCCTCCTATACATCCAGGAGTTGAAAAAGCGGAAGTATACCTTGGAGGAGATTCGCAACCGGCTCGATGCCATGGACCGTCAAACTCCTCCCTCCGACACGGTACACCGAATGGAAAAGTTACAGGAGTTGATGAAGCAGCTCGAAACCGAACTGTCTGAGCTCCGTCCCGAACTTCGCCAATGCGCCACTCGATTGTCCGATTCGTTTCAGCGAACGACAGTTCAACGCGCATTGGCGCAAGGGCTGTCCCTGGCTCAGGCGCTTTTGCTGTTTATCTACGATTCTCAATGGCTAAACCTGTGA
- a CDS encoding zinc metalloprotease HtpX — MNSLKTWLLMGVLTVLLVLLGRWVGGPSGALIFLLLAVAMNFVGYFFSDSIALRMSGARELPESEAPQLHAMIRRLADRAGLPMPRVYITPSPQPNAFATGRNPQHAAVAVTEGILRLLTPHELEGVLAHELAHVRNRDILISSMAAMLAGAITWIADAIQWGAIFGGFSRQDDEEGPGLLGGLFMAILAPIAATLIQLAISRAREFKADATGARIAGTPDGLASALLKLEAAAQQIPSFVNPSTAHMYIVNPLKGSTIAGLFSTHPPIEERVRRLRAMHL; from the coding sequence ATGAATTCACTGAAAACATGGCTTTTGATGGGTGTACTGACGGTCTTGCTGGTCCTGTTGGGTCGATGGGTGGGGGGACCGTCCGGGGCGCTGATATTCTTGCTGCTGGCTGTGGCCATGAATTTTGTTGGCTACTTCTTCAGTGATTCCATCGCCCTGCGCATGTCCGGGGCGCGGGAGCTGCCCGAATCGGAAGCCCCCCAGCTCCACGCCATGATTCGACGGCTGGCGGATCGGGCCGGGTTGCCGATGCCTCGGGTGTACATCACCCCGTCGCCCCAGCCCAACGCCTTTGCCACCGGACGCAACCCGCAACACGCCGCTGTGGCTGTCACCGAAGGGATCCTGAGACTCCTAACGCCCCACGAACTGGAGGGCGTCCTGGCTCACGAACTGGCCCATGTGCGCAACCGCGACATTCTCATCAGCAGCATGGCGGCCATGTTGGCCGGTGCCATCACCTGGATCGCCGACGCCATTCAGTGGGGGGCGATCTTTGGCGGTTTTAGCCGGCAGGACGACGAGGAGGGACCAGGGCTCCTCGGCGGGCTGTTTATGGCGATCCTGGCTCCCATCGCGGCCACGTTGATTCAACTGGCGATCTCGAGGGCCCGGGAGTTCAAGGCAGATGCCACCGGGGCGAGGATCGCCGGAACGCCTGACGGCTTGGCTTCGGCCCTTTTGAAATTGGAGGCCGCCGCTCAACAGATTCCGTCGTTCGTCAACCCGTCCACCGCTCACATGTACATCGTCAACCCCTTGAAGGGCTCGACCATTGCCGGCTTATTCAGCACCCATCCCCCCATCGAGGAGAGGGTGCGACGCCTGCGAGCGATGCACCTCTGA
- a CDS encoding inorganic phosphate transporter, producing MPSADIALVAVVVSLALIFDFINGFHDTANAVAASISTRALRPRIAVAVAGLMNLLGALMFTGVAQTVGKEIANPFVLKDGLWIIASAMIAGIAWNLATWYYGLPSSSSHALIGSVAGAVLSSHGLDALHWSGFLRIIQWLILSPVLALIFGFAGMTSLLWVVRNVAPSRVTRGFRRVQVLSAAFQAFMHGTNDAQKTMGVITFALISACYLQTAEIPLWVKLAAATSMALGTSVGGWRIIRTVGRGIMKMQPINGFASDLTSSLVLLWATIAKQPVSTTHVIASAVMGVGAAKGVAKVKWGVAGRIVSAWVVTLPVSALLAALVYQILALLIYIPR from the coding sequence ATGCCTAGCGCCGACATTGCTTTGGTCGCCGTGGTGGTCAGCCTCGCTCTTATTTTCGACTTTATCAATGGATTTCACGACACGGCGAACGCTGTGGCGGCATCGATTTCGACCCGGGCCCTAAGGCCCCGGATCGCGGTGGCCGTGGCCGGGCTGATGAACCTGCTGGGGGCGCTCATGTTCACGGGAGTGGCTCAGACTGTCGGCAAAGAAATCGCCAATCCCTTTGTTCTGAAAGACGGCCTTTGGATCATCGCGTCCGCGATGATTGCCGGCATTGCCTGGAATCTCGCCACGTGGTACTATGGCCTCCCCAGCAGTTCTTCCCACGCCCTCATCGGTTCTGTCGCAGGGGCGGTGCTTTCTTCTCACGGCCTGGATGCCCTGCACTGGTCCGGTTTTCTGCGGATTATCCAATGGCTGATCCTGTCGCCCGTCCTGGCCTTGATTTTCGGTTTCGCCGGGATGACCAGTCTGTTGTGGGTGGTGCGAAACGTGGCACCGTCCCGGGTGACCCGGGGTTTCCGACGAGTTCAAGTTCTTTCCGCAGCGTTTCAGGCGTTCATGCACGGGACCAATGATGCGCAAAAAACCATGGGTGTTATCACCTTCGCGTTAATCTCCGCCTGCTACCTCCAAACGGCGGAGATTCCCTTGTGGGTGAAGCTGGCTGCCGCCACATCCATGGCCCTGGGCACGTCGGTAGGAGGGTGGCGCATCATTCGAACGGTGGGGCGTGGTATTATGAAGATGCAGCCGATTAATGGCTTTGCCTCCGATTTAACCTCATCCCTGGTCTTGTTGTGGGCGACGATTGCGAAACAGCCGGTCAGCACCACCCATGTTATCGCTTCGGCCGTGATGGGCGTGGGAGCGGCCAAGGGGGTTGCCAAGGTGAAATGGGGTGTCGCCGGGAGGATCGTGTCCGCCTGGGTGGTCACTTTGCCGGTCAGTGCCCTTCTGGCCGCATTGGTGTATCAAATCCTGGCATTACTCATCTACATCCCCCGTTAG
- a CDS encoding DUF47 domain-containing protein — translation MLHLGPRNDVFFDLLEKEVANLHEGARQLLSLVNDYTDPQTKVDHLLEIEHRGDDITREIIERLNKTFITPIEREDISGLAFTIDDVLDMVAGVGDRMLLYEVGHPTPEVVEMCKDMERATGALVKLIHEMRRLSFEPVRSLCEEVKRWEMDADQLYRRSVAKLLNEPGYDPIYVIKWKEIYEKLEDGMDFCEDVSNLVEGVILKNA, via the coding sequence ATGTTACATCTCGGGCCGCGGAACGATGTTTTTTTTGACCTTCTCGAAAAAGAAGTGGCGAATCTGCACGAAGGGGCGCGGCAGTTACTCAGTTTAGTGAACGATTACACCGATCCCCAAACGAAGGTGGATCACCTGCTAGAAATTGAACATCGAGGAGATGACATAACCCGGGAGATCATCGAACGACTCAATAAGACTTTCATCACGCCCATCGAACGAGAAGACATTTCGGGCCTTGCTTTTACCATTGATGACGTTCTGGACATGGTTGCCGGGGTGGGGGACCGCATGCTTTTGTATGAAGTCGGCCACCCGACTCCTGAGGTGGTGGAGATGTGCAAAGATATGGAGCGGGCGACGGGGGCCCTGGTCAAACTGATACACGAGATGCGAAGGCTGTCTTTTGAGCCGGTTCGTTCTTTATGCGAGGAAGTGAAACGATGGGAGATGGATGCGGACCAGCTGTATCGGCGATCGGTGGCAAAGCTGTTAAACGAACCGGGATATGATCCGATTTATGTAATTAAATGGAAAGAGATTTATGAGAAACTTGAAGATGGTATGGATTTTTGCGAAGATGTCTCGAATTTGGTCGAAGGAGTCATTTTAAAGAATGCCTAG
- a CDS encoding M23 family metallopeptidase, producing the protein MARRRLLMVCTLLMSLSSVRPTAGVATAEAEVGGPVATRQSPAVVREAPVEQWSRAYRVPKAWVQAVWAYESHIHSGKSTQLNGPDRPLWLGLGNPGLEDAPSIFVFEGVGRDGDGDGRCDIRSARDRTCAVLDWLSRNGVTTAPEIRRSLWQWYEDSVIVERITLFSSLFATHTPAEMSRHAFPLPLRSSYTYRNTWGQARGWGGRRIHVGTDLFAPYGTPVRSTVWGYVETKGWNPYGGWRIGIRDIDNTYHYFAHLSGYAKGLSIGQIVKPGQVIGYVGSSGYGRKGTSGKFPPHLHYGMYVDAGSEEWPVNPYPNLVQWEREERKQTKR; encoded by the coding sequence ATGGCCAGGCGCCGACTCCTCATGGTCTGCACCCTGCTGATGTCTCTATCGAGTGTTCGCCCTACCGCTGGAGTCGCCACGGCTGAGGCGGAGGTGGGAGGTCCGGTGGCCACCCGACAAAGCCCGGCCGTCGTCCGGGAAGCGCCTGTCGAACAGTGGTCCAGGGCCTACCGGGTGCCGAAAGCCTGGGTGCAAGCGGTGTGGGCCTATGAGAGCCATATTCATAGCGGTAAATCCACTCAGCTCAACGGCCCGGATCGGCCGCTGTGGCTCGGTCTCGGTAACCCGGGGCTTGAGGACGCGCCTTCCATTTTCGTGTTTGAAGGCGTGGGACGAGATGGGGATGGGGACGGGCGATGCGATATCCGGAGTGCCCGGGACCGCACCTGCGCGGTCCTGGACTGGCTATCCCGAAACGGAGTGACCACCGCCCCGGAAATTCGGCGCAGCCTCTGGCAATGGTACGAGGACAGTGTCATTGTGGAACGGATCACGCTGTTTTCATCCTTATTCGCCACCCACACCCCTGCGGAAATGTCCCGCCACGCCTTTCCCCTCCCGTTGCGTAGCTCATATACGTATCGCAATACTTGGGGACAGGCCCGAGGGTGGGGAGGACGCCGGATCCACGTGGGGACCGACCTCTTTGCACCCTACGGCACTCCGGTCCGCAGCACCGTGTGGGGATATGTGGAAACAAAAGGGTGGAATCCCTACGGGGGATGGAGAATCGGCATTCGGGATATCGACAACACTTACCATTATTTTGCCCATCTGTCGGGATACGCAAAAGGACTATCCATCGGTCAAATCGTCAAACCCGGACAGGTCATCGGGTATGTGGGAAGCTCGGGATACGGTCGAAAAGGCACATCGGGAAAATTCCCTCCCCATCTTCATTACGGCATGTACGTCGACGCGGGGAGCGAAGAATGGCCGGTGAATCCCTATCCCAACCTGGTTCAGTGGGAGCGGGAGGAACGAAAACAGACAAAAAGATAA
- a CDS encoding DUF3905 domain-containing protein, with protein sequence MNERTPAGQEAEQDARWRETPLDYWSIHVDPAALSGQQWIDNPRDPGSQREENQEIREDTERRLQRGELFMHPVRDVTYRNE encoded by the coding sequence ATGAATGAACGCACGCCCGCCGGGCAAGAGGCCGAACAGGATGCCAGGTGGCGGGAGACACCCTTGGATTACTGGAGTATCCACGTCGACCCCGCAGCCTTGTCGGGGCAGCAGTGGATCGACAATCCACGAGACCCCGGCTCGCAAAGAGAAGAGAACCAGGAAATCCGGGAGGATACAGAGCGGAGGCTTCAGAGAGGGGAACTGTTCATGCATCCCGTCCGGGACGTCACCTACCGAAACGAGTAA
- a CDS encoding putative polysaccharide biosynthesis protein, translated as MEGLKEKRTAAQHFVHGTLFLSAAVFFCKLLGLIYIVPLQHLIADRGVGIYNAAYPIYNIFLQISTAGLPLAISKFVSEYNAKGDYRTSERLYRALLVMMWFSGLLFAVIQYFGAPAYVRYFAGDNKDVIPAVQAMAPALLVFPVIAIMRGYFQGWQMVEPTGYSQVVEQIVRVVTVLGVAYAMTQWGAPVEQIAAMSTLGAFTGGLAALWWLVGTSRKHRPGVRALLRKSMVSTAVPMGRLLARVVVYAIPISLGALVVPLFNQADVSTVTMSLVHQVGLSQDEAMAQFGILSGRAQKIIAIPATFATTVALTIIPLVSEAYAVRNYAGVQKFAALSLRASILIALPAGVGLALLAGPTNIVLFGNDAGTAAIAILALSTVFSTLESVSSSVLQGMGMTVRPVVNLFIGLVLKVVLNLWWVPLWGIGGAAAASVVSYWVAAELNLYQMKRLTSLRLSPIALWGKPALATAGMVVAVQLWQWVFGGWMGADHSRWALALELGGAVMIGAGAFAVSAVLLGAVAPKEVESLPRVGPAVARLLRTVGPRGVQR; from the coding sequence ATGGAGGGTTTGAAGGAAAAACGCACTGCGGCTCAGCACTTTGTCCACGGCACCTTGTTCCTGAGTGCGGCCGTATTCTTTTGTAAATTGCTCGGGCTCATTTATATCGTACCTTTGCAGCACCTGATTGCCGATCGGGGTGTTGGGATCTATAACGCCGCTTACCCGATTTACAATATTTTTCTTCAGATCTCCACCGCCGGCTTGCCCTTGGCCATTTCGAAATTCGTCTCCGAGTACAATGCGAAAGGCGATTACCGCACGAGTGAGCGCCTCTACCGGGCCTTGCTGGTCATGATGTGGTTCAGCGGCCTGCTGTTCGCCGTGATCCAATATTTTGGTGCCCCGGCCTATGTGCGATATTTTGCCGGGGATAACAAAGATGTGATCCCCGCCGTTCAGGCCATGGCTCCGGCTCTGCTCGTATTCCCAGTAATAGCTATTATGAGGGGATATTTTCAAGGATGGCAAATGGTAGAACCAACCGGGTACTCCCAGGTGGTGGAGCAGATCGTGCGGGTGGTGACGGTTCTCGGTGTCGCTTATGCGATGACCCAGTGGGGGGCCCCGGTGGAACAGATTGCCGCCATGAGTACCCTTGGGGCCTTCACCGGCGGGTTGGCGGCCTTGTGGTGGTTGGTGGGGACCTCTCGCAAGCACCGGCCCGGCGTACGGGCGTTGCTCCGGAAAAGCATGGTTTCCACCGCCGTGCCCATGGGACGGCTTCTCGCCCGGGTGGTGGTTTACGCCATACCGATCAGCTTGGGAGCGCTGGTGGTTCCGCTGTTCAATCAAGCGGATGTCTCCACCGTCACGATGTCTCTGGTTCACCAAGTGGGCCTTTCTCAAGATGAGGCGATGGCCCAATTCGGCATTTTGAGCGGGCGGGCGCAGAAAATCATCGCCATTCCCGCCACGTTTGCCACGACGGTGGCGCTGACGATCATCCCGCTTGTATCCGAGGCGTATGCAGTAAGAAATTATGCGGGGGTTCAGAAGTTCGCCGCTTTATCTTTGCGCGCCTCGATTCTCATCGCTTTGCCCGCCGGGGTGGGACTGGCCCTTTTGGCGGGTCCGACCAACATCGTGTTGTTTGGGAACGATGCCGGCACCGCCGCCATTGCCATTCTGGCCCTTTCCACCGTTTTCAGCACCCTCGAATCGGTTTCCTCAAGTGTCTTACAAGGGATGGGGATGACCGTCCGCCCGGTGGTGAATCTCTTTATCGGCTTGGTTCTTAAAGTGGTGCTAAACCTGTGGTGGGTTCCTTTGTGGGGCATCGGAGGTGCTGCGGCGGCGTCGGTGGTCTCGTATTGGGTCGCTGCCGAATTGAATCTTTACCAGATGAAACGGTTGACTTCCCTGCGCCTATCCCCCATTGCCCTCTGGGGGAAGCCGGCGTTGGCAACGGCGGGCATGGTGGTTGCCGTCCAACTGTGGCAGTGGGTTTTCGGTGGATGGATGGGGGCTGATCACTCTCGATGGGCGTTGGCCTTGGAACTAGGCGGCGCAGTGATGATCGGCGCCGGGGCGTTTGCGGTGTCGGCCGTTCTTCTCGGGGCGGTGGCGCCAAAGGAAGTCGAGTCCTTGCCCCGGGTCGGGCCTGCGGTGGCGCGGCTGCTCCGTACGGTGGGACCGCGGGGGGTTCAACGTTAA
- a CDS encoding CBS domain-containing protein yields MKLKDLMTTQVSYVSPASTCKDAARVMNDINVGSVPVVDKDKLVGICTDRDIVLKCIAAGKDPATTAVKDCMTANPITGTPDMDAHQASDLMSQHQIRRLPVVDQGKLVGMVAIGDLAVTAIHQDEAGEALSGISQGVH; encoded by the coding sequence ATGAAGCTAAAAGACCTGATGACCACCCAAGTGTCCTACGTATCCCCGGCTTCCACCTGTAAGGACGCCGCCCGGGTGATGAACGACATCAACGTAGGGTCGGTGCCTGTGGTGGACAAAGATAAACTGGTGGGTATCTGCACAGACCGAGACATCGTCTTAAAATGTATCGCTGCGGGAAAAGATCCCGCCACCACGGCGGTGAAAGACTGCATGACCGCCAACCCCATCACCGGAACCCCGGATATGGATGCACATCAAGCCTCCGACCTGATGTCACAGCATCAAATCCGCCGGCTGCCCGTGGTGGACCAGGGCAAACTGGTGGGCATGGTGGCCATCGGGGACTTGGCGGTCACGGCGATTCACCAGGACGAGGCCGGAGAAGCGCTGAGCGGAATTTCCCAGGGCGTGCATTAA
- a CDS encoding phage holin, LL-H family, with protein MDPWWVPLANQLVLFVLQFLAALGLALLHLAGRKVADYLRMHATKAQRDLLACLATEAFSFAETVYRDSDGPAKLEQAMGYLSQRLRQHGVTVTPEEMRAAVEQAWLQDRRNHGPGTLQPRPETVPARDVPGGSGNGSPTPPGNCGSVNPVPGWAMAYDPPGGQAGPPGLKLRNSVNKGGQGLV; from the coding sequence ATGGACCCGTGGTGGGTACCTCTGGCCAATCAGCTGGTGTTGTTCGTGTTGCAGTTTTTGGCGGCTCTGGGTTTGGCCTTGCTTCACTTGGCCGGGCGGAAGGTGGCCGATTATCTTCGGATGCACGCGACGAAGGCGCAGAGGGATTTGCTGGCTTGTCTGGCCACCGAGGCCTTTTCCTTTGCTGAAACCGTGTATAGGGACTCCGACGGTCCGGCTAAACTGGAACAAGCTATGGGATATCTCAGCCAGCGTCTGCGCCAGCACGGGGTGACGGTTACCCCCGAGGAAATGCGGGCTGCCGTGGAACAAGCCTGGCTTCAGGACCGCCGCAACCACGGTCCCGGGACCCTGCAACCGCGTCCCGAGACGGTGCCGGCAAGGGACGTGCCGGGAGGAAGCGGGAATGGATCTCCGACCCCCCCGGGAAACTGCGGGTCGGTGAATCCCGTGCCGGGTTGGGCCATGGCTTATGATCCCCCCGGCGGACAGGCCGGACCGCCCGGGCTCAAGCTAAGAAACTCTGTCAACAAAGGAGGACAGGGGCTCGTGTGA
- a CDS encoding alpha/beta-type small acid-soluble spore protein, which yields MAQGQKRNVLVVQAATRALDQLKYEVASELGIATPQDGYWGTMTTRDTGAIGGNITRKLVALAEQQLAGRQ from the coding sequence ATGGCTCAAGGACAGAAACGAAATGTCCTGGTCGTCCAGGCGGCGACCCGGGCTCTGGACCAGCTGAAGTATGAAGTGGCTTCCGAGTTGGGGATCGCGACCCCCCAAGACGGGTATTGGGGAACGATGACGACCCGGGATACCGGTGCCATCGGAGGAAACATCACGCGAAAACTCGTTGCCTTGGCTGAGCAGCAACTCGCCGGCCGGCAATAA